The following is a genomic window from Citrifermentans bemidjiense Bem.
AACGGGGGCAAAGCGGGACATGGTCGGCCCGCATTGTCTCGGTGTCGATCCGGAACTCTTCCCTGTTCTCCCAGATGGCGCTGCTGCAGGGCCTGGTGCACTGGAGGTGATGGATGGAGCCGTGGAATTCCAGCACGGCGTCTGCGGCGAAGCCGGCCTTTTGGAACTGGCCGTCGACGTTGGAGGTGGCGACGAAGCAGTCGAGCCGGCAGCGCTTGGCCCAATCGAGCAGCAGTTGGAAGCCCGGGTGCGGGACAGTTTCCCGGTACAGGTTGGTGCGGTGGCCGTAGAACCCCCAGCCGAAGCGGGGATCGCGCTCGAAATGCTCCGGGTTCGCCGCATCGACGAAGCTGATGCCGAGCCTCTGGTACAAGGGATACGCGGTCCAGAACCCCTGGTCGCCGCGGAAATCCGGCAGCCCCGAATCCACCCCCATGCCAGCTCCGGCGGTCACGACCAGCGCCTTGGCCTGCGCCACCAGTTCCGCCGCCTGTTCGAAACTCCTGGAGAGATCCATCGCTCCTCCTAGATACCGACTTTCACCAGTACCGGCTGCAGCACCCGCACCAGCTCGGAGGGGGGCATGGAAACCAGGAAACCGCGGCTGCCGCCGTTAATGTAGATGAGCGGCAGTTCCAGGATGCTCTCTTCCAGGTAGACCGGCATCTGTTTCCTGGTGCCGAAGGGTGAGGTCCCCCCCACCATGTAGCCGGAGTGGCGGTTTGCCGTATCCGGGGTGCAGGGGGCGACGGACTTGACGCCGATTACGCGCGCCAGTTCCTTGGTGGAGACCTGGAGGTCTCCGTGCATGAGGACCACGAGGGGGCTTTTCGCCTCGTCCTCCATGATCAGGGTCTTGATGACGCAGCTCTCGTCTACGCCGAGCTCCCGCGCCGAGACTGCGGTCCCCCCCTTTTCCTCGTACTGGTAGGGATGTTCGCCGTAGGATACCCCTGCCTGCCGCAGCACGCGTACCGCAGCTGTCACGGGGGACTTAAACTTGGCCATTTCCAGCTCTCCTTAAGATGAATCGAGTCTCACATGAAAAAGTGACTTGCCAGCTGCAAACATACCGGCTATAGATTAATATCACGCCACGCGCAGCTTAACAACCGTGTAACTAGGGAAGCTTCCAATGCAAAACGACAACGATCGGGTAGTTGCGAAGGTACTTGTCATGGACGACGACGAAATGGTCCGTTTCGTCGCGGGCGAGACCTTGAAGAGGTACGGCTTTGAGGTCGAGTTCGCTATTGACGGTTCCGAGGCTGTCGAACTGTACCGGGAGCGGCACCAGGCGGGGCTGACCTTCGCCGCGGTGATACTGGATCTGAACATCCCCGGGGGGATGGGGGGGCAGGAGGCGATGAAGCGCCTGCTGGAAATCGACCCGGGCGCCAAGGGGTACGTCTCTAGCGGCCGCACCGACGATCCGGTCATGGTAAATTTCAAGACCTTCGGCTTTGCCGGCACCATCGAAAAACCCTACTTTTACCTCAACAAGCAGCTGATGGAAGATTTCAGCAAAAGCCTGCGCGAGAACGGTTAGCATGGCGGGACTGGAAAATTATCACGCACTTGTGGAGCGTATCGACGATCTCTGCGCCCGGACCGTAGACCAATTCCCCGAAAATATCGCCTGCCGCGCCGGATGCGACGCCTGCTGCCGGCACCTCTCCATCTTCGCCGTAGAGGCAGCCGCCGTGAGGGAGGCGCTGAAAAGCCGCTCCGCGGACGAAGCCGACCTCATCCGCGGCCTCGCCGCAAGCGCAGAGCCGGTGCGCTGCCCTTTGCTCCACGACGG
Proteins encoded in this region:
- a CDS encoding SIR2 family NAD-dependent protein deacylase; translation: MDLSRSFEQAAELVAQAKALVVTAGAGMGVDSGLPDFRGDQGFWTAYPLYQRLGISFVDAANPEHFERDPRFGWGFYGHRTNLYRETVPHPGFQLLLDWAKRCRLDCFVATSNVDGQFQKAGFAADAVLEFHGSIHHLQCTRPCSSAIWENREEFRIDTETMRADHVPLCPRCGSSARPNILMFGDYCWIDDRTMRQQERFRQFLSRQGAGRIVVVEMGAGTAIPTVRAASERIGALAHGRVIRINPREPQISKPHLSLPCGALEGLNGIEEMLRLRSRP
- a CDS encoding YkgJ family cysteine cluster protein, with amino-acid sequence MAGLENYHALVERIDDLCARTVDQFPENIACRAGCDACCRHLSIFAVEAAAVREALKSRSADEADLIRGLAASAEPVRCPLLHDGLCLLYEARPVICRTHGLPLMLECDGEKSIDFCPENFKGLPSIPGSAVIDLERLNTMLTAINALYLQEFPGPERLTMAQALALAD
- a CDS encoding response regulator codes for the protein MQNDNDRVVAKVLVMDDDEMVRFVAGETLKRYGFEVEFAIDGSEAVELYRERHQAGLTFAAVILDLNIPGGMGGQEAMKRLLEIDPGAKGYVSSGRTDDPVMVNFKTFGFAGTIEKPYFYLNKQLMEDFSKSLRENG
- the ybaK gene encoding Cys-tRNA(Pro) deacylase, yielding MAKFKSPVTAAVRVLRQAGVSYGEHPYQYEEKGGTAVSARELGVDESCVIKTLIMEDEAKSPLVVLMHGDLQVSTKELARVIGVKSVAPCTPDTANRHSGYMVGGTSPFGTRKQMPVYLEESILELPLIYINGGSRGFLVSMPPSELVRVLQPVLVKVGI